From a single Bacteroidia bacterium genomic region:
- a CDS encoding RtcB family protein, producing the protein MAKIKKKHLLRLGYEPGEALKVALEAMEQEHYQKKGREFKMELLQDVLREPEKYRKHNLLGGIVRELLPETPDPNAPKYPELLPQTVPYKIYGEEAIEAGALSQMRLAARLPVSKMGALMPDAHQGYGLPIGGVLATQNAIIPYAVGVDIGCRMCLTVYNLKGSYLEKHHSLLKRELIANTVFGAGHGPKDPMDDPVLERNEFNDIPLVKTLKDKAWKQIGSSGSGNHFVEFGLVEISDPENEWGISPDTYLGILSHSGSRGMGAGIANHYTKVAMDRTRLPKEARHLAWLDLDSEEGQEYWLAMNLAGDYASACHHHIHHRLSKAIGEKPVFMVENHHNFAWKETLEDHTEVIVHRKGATPAGKGVLGIIPGSMTAPGYIVRGKGNIRSINSASHGAGRLFSRQKAFNSITRHALDKVLKEHKVTLIGGDLDEAPMAYKDIRQVMAFQQDLVEIVGTFQPKIVRMDGK; encoded by the coding sequence ATGGCCAAGATTAAAAAGAAACACTTGCTGAGGCTGGGATATGAACCGGGAGAGGCGCTGAAAGTTGCCCTGGAAGCGATGGAGCAGGAACATTATCAGAAAAAAGGGCGCGAGTTTAAAATGGAACTTTTGCAGGATGTCCTCCGGGAACCTGAAAAATACCGCAAACATAATCTGCTCGGCGGGATCGTACGGGAGCTTTTGCCCGAAACGCCCGACCCGAATGCGCCGAAATATCCGGAACTTTTGCCACAAACCGTACCTTACAAAATCTACGGAGAAGAAGCTATTGAAGCAGGCGCTTTGTCCCAGATGCGACTGGCTGCGCGCCTGCCTGTATCTAAAATGGGGGCACTTATGCCTGACGCACATCAGGGCTATGGCCTGCCCATTGGCGGCGTGCTCGCTACGCAGAATGCCATCATTCCCTACGCCGTGGGCGTGGATATCGGGTGCAGAATGTGTCTGACTGTCTACAACCTGAAAGGTTCTTACCTTGAAAAACACCACAGCCTGCTGAAACGTGAACTGATTGCAAATACAGTCTTTGGGGCAGGCCATGGGCCAAAAGACCCGATGGATGACCCTGTGTTGGAAAGAAACGAGTTCAACGATATCCCGCTTGTAAAAACGCTGAAAGATAAAGCGTGGAAACAAATCGGTTCTTCCGGTAGTGGAAACCACTTCGTAGAGTTTGGCCTGGTAGAAATCTCCGATCCTGAAAATGAATGGGGAATCAGCCCCGATACCTATCTGGGCATTTTATCGCACTCCGGTTCCCGTGGAATGGGTGCGGGCATTGCCAACCATTATACCAAAGTGGCGATGGACCGGACCCGGCTGCCAAAAGAAGCCCGGCATTTGGCGTGGCTGGATCTCGATTCGGAAGAAGGACAGGAATACTGGCTGGCGATGAACCTTGCGGGCGATTATGCTTCTGCCTGCCATCACCATATTCACCACCGCCTGAGCAAAGCGATTGGAGAAAAGCCTGTATTTATGGTCGAAAACCACCACAACTTTGCCTGGAAAGAAACGCTGGAAGATCATACGGAAGTGATTGTGCATCGAAAAGGTGCCACACCAGCCGGAAAAGGGGTGTTGGGAATTATTCCGGGATCGATGACAGCGCCAGGGTACATTGTGCGTGGGAAAGGAAATATCCGTTCGATCAACTCGGCATCTCACGGTGCGGGAAGGTTGTTTTCCCGGCAAAAAGCATTTAACAGCATCACCCGCCACGCGTTGGACAAAGTTCTCAAAGAGCATAAAGTAACGCTGATCGGAGGAGACCTTGATGAAGCACCGATGGCCTACAAAGACATCCGGCAGGTGATGGCTTTTCAACAAGACCTGGTAGAAATCGTCGGAACATTCCAACCGAAAATCGTGCGTATGGACGGAAAATAA
- a CDS encoding HNH endonuclease: MTQVLVLNQDYQAISVCNSEKAVVLILLKKAELVADIAEKRIRSVNLEIQFPSVIRLNSFVRLPYRQVALTRENVFRRDGYQCVYCGSRKQLTLDHVIPRARGGHTTWKNLVTACVRCNAGKGDLSLEKSGLALPFTPFRPSFIMYLSRFSGKVNEDWKPFLYMA; this comes from the coding sequence ATGACTCAGGTACTGGTATTAAATCAGGACTACCAGGCAATTTCCGTCTGCAATTCCGAAAAGGCCGTCGTCCTGATTCTGTTAAAAAAAGCCGAATTAGTAGCAGATATCGCTGAAAAGCGAATCCGCTCCGTAAATCTGGAGATTCAGTTTCCTTCAGTGATCCGGCTCAACAGTTTTGTCCGCCTCCCATACCGGCAGGTAGCCCTGACACGCGAGAATGTATTTCGCCGGGATGGCTATCAGTGCGTATATTGTGGAAGCCGAAAGCAGTTGACCCTTGATCACGTTATTCCTCGTGCAAGGGGAGGTCATACGACCTGGAAAAACCTCGTAACTGCCTGCGTACGTTGTAATGCCGGCAAAGGAGATCTTTCTCTGGAAAAATCAGGCCTTGCGTTGCCATTTACCCCCTTCAGGCCCAGCTTCATTATGTATCTGAGCCGGTTTTCGGGAAAAGTCAATGAAGACTGGAAACCATTTTTGTATATGGCTTAA
- a CDS encoding RNA polymerase sigma factor has product MSATYINIHEDLIEACKDGDRKAQFKLYKLYTKAMYNICTRILGDRDLAEDALQEAFVSAFSNIHTFEGRSSFGAWLKRIVVNKCLSILNKRKLFSEPLEENIVDEDTEEDRSGGLVDLDSQQIYQAIKNLPEGCRVIFTLYQLEGYDHQEISEILNVSVSTSKSQFHRAKKLLQESLSPALR; this is encoded by the coding sequence TTGAGCGCAACATACATAAATATTCACGAGGACCTCATTGAGGCCTGTAAGGACGGGGACCGAAAGGCCCAGTTCAAACTGTATAAGTTGTACACCAAAGCCATGTACAATATCTGCACCCGTATCCTCGGAGACAGAGATTTGGCGGAGGATGCATTGCAGGAGGCATTTGTGAGCGCATTCAGCAATATCCACACCTTTGAAGGAAGATCATCTTTCGGGGCATGGCTCAAGCGGATTGTGGTCAATAAATGTCTGAGTATTTTAAACAAGAGAAAGCTCTTTTCGGAACCGCTGGAAGAAAACATTGTGGATGAGGATACAGAGGAAGACAGGTCGGGGGGATTGGTCGATCTGGACAGCCAACAGATTTACCAGGCCATCAAAAACCTGCCGGAAGGTTGCCGGGTGATTTTCACCCTTTACCAACTGGAAGGTTATGACCATCAGGAAATCAGTGAAATCCTGAATGTCTCCGTCTCAACTTCAAAATCTCAGTTTCACAGAGCAAAAAAATTATTACAGGAATCGCTTTCTCCGGCACTCAGGTAG
- a CDS encoding family 20 glycosylhydrolase, with protein MQMRHLNLLLILAFAFTIFACNPSGNEQSAPATFSLIPRPASFTPGNGYFTIAKNTRIVLPANAPEINAMGDLLANQINQATGFAPEVEMTDSPSPTKNAIVISLDPAINHAEGYTLKATKENIAIQAQTPQGVFYALETLRQLFPPEFEKPSGALTLAVPVVDIVDEPRYPYRGMNLDVSRHMFSVEAIKKYIDLMARHKFNTFHWHLTDDQGWRIEIKKYPKLTEVGAWRKETLIGHGARPPFEYDGKRYGGFYTQEEVKEVIAYAQERYVTIIPEIELPGHAQAALAAYPELGCTTGPFEVATRWGVMEDVFCPTEATFTFLEDVLTEVAELFPSQYIHIGGDECPKTRWENSAFCQNLMRSEGLKDEHELQSYFIQRIEKFLLTKNRRIIGWDEILEGGLAPEATVMSWRGMEGGIEAARQKHDVIMTPTNFCYFDYYQGDPAIDPPAIGGNLTLEKVYSFEPTPTELNEEEANYILGSQANVWTEYIKTPEHLEFMVYPRACAMAEVVWSPKETRSWNDFSSRLAGHLKRLGLMGVNYAPHFFDVTAKPVVDMQNHTLSVELSAGDPDYEIRYSLEGKTPTEASPLYESPILIEKTTKFAAATFLDGKLVGRPLNKAYFIHLATARNITLANPYSDKYTAGGDAGLVNGIIGSDQFSDGNWQGFEGKDLDATIDLGESKSVSQVIVNFYNASGSWIFEPTVLTVSVSENGADFQPFGEFSFPNAARQDEPSGKKTARVTGESANARYLKVTARSLGVCPKWHAGAGKSCWLFADEIVVE; from the coding sequence ATGCAAATGCGCCATCTGAACCTCCTGCTGATCCTGGCTTTCGCCTTTACCATTTTCGCCTGTAACCCTTCCGGAAATGAACAATCTGCTCCGGCTACCTTTAGCCTTATTCCCCGTCCTGCGAGTTTTACCCCCGGCAATGGCTATTTTACCATAGCGAAAAACACCCGCATCGTATTGCCCGCCAATGCTCCCGAAATCAATGCTATGGGAGACTTGCTCGCCAATCAGATTAACCAGGCAACAGGCTTTGCCCCTGAAGTGGAAATGACCGATTCCCCTTCTCCCACCAAAAATGCAATTGTAATCAGTCTTGACCCTGCAATCAACCATGCAGAAGGGTATACGCTGAAAGCCACCAAAGAAAATATCGCAATACAAGCACAAACCCCTCAGGGGGTGTTTTATGCATTGGAAACACTTCGGCAGCTGTTTCCTCCGGAATTTGAAAAGCCTTCAGGCGCACTGACCCTTGCTGTACCCGTAGTGGACATTGTGGATGAACCGCGATATCCTTACCGGGGCATGAACCTCGATGTGAGCCGCCACATGTTTTCCGTTGAGGCGATCAAAAAATATATCGATCTCATGGCCAGGCATAAGTTTAACACGTTTCACTGGCACCTGACCGATGATCAGGGCTGGAGAATTGAAATAAAAAAATACCCCAAACTAACCGAAGTAGGTGCCTGGAGGAAAGAAACCCTTATCGGGCATGGTGCAAGACCGCCGTTTGAGTATGACGGAAAAAGATATGGAGGTTTTTATACACAGGAAGAAGTCAAAGAAGTGATCGCTTATGCCCAGGAACGATATGTGACCATTATCCCCGAAATAGAACTTCCCGGTCACGCACAGGCTGCATTGGCTGCTTATCCCGAACTCGGGTGCACAACCGGGCCTTTTGAGGTTGCAACCCGCTGGGGTGTGATGGAAGATGTATTTTGTCCGACGGAGGCAACCTTCACTTTCCTCGAAGATGTTTTGACCGAAGTCGCCGAACTGTTTCCCTCTCAATACATCCATATCGGTGGAGATGAATGCCCGAAAACCCGGTGGGAAAACAGTGCTTTCTGCCAGAATCTGATGCGCAGCGAAGGCCTGAAAGACGAACACGAACTTCAAAGCTATTTTATCCAGCGGATAGAAAAATTTCTGCTCACCAAAAACCGCCGTATTATCGGCTGGGACGAAATCCTTGAAGGCGGCCTTGCGCCTGAAGCTACCGTCATGTCCTGGCGGGGAATGGAAGGCGGGATTGAAGCTGCCCGGCAAAAACATGATGTCATCATGACGCCCACCAATTTTTGCTATTTTGACTACTATCAGGGCGATCCGGCAATAGACCCACCGGCAATTGGCGGGAATCTTACTTTGGAAAAAGTCTATTCATTTGAGCCCACACCCACCGAACTCAACGAAGAGGAAGCCAATTATATCCTTGGTTCTCAGGCAAATGTATGGACTGAATATATAAAAACACCGGAACACCTGGAGTTTATGGTTTATCCACGCGCTTGTGCGATGGCGGAGGTCGTCTGGTCTCCAAAAGAAACCCGCAGCTGGAATGATTTTTCCTCACGACTTGCCGGACACTTAAAAAGACTGGGCCTTATGGGTGTAAACTATGCGCCCCACTTTTTTGATGTGACCGCAAAACCTGTGGTCGATATGCAAAACCATACCCTTTCCGTGGAGCTTTCCGCAGGGGATCCTGACTATGAAATTCGCTATTCGCTTGAAGGGAAAACGCCAACTGAAGCTTCCCCCCTTTATGAATCCCCGATTCTCATTGAGAAAACCACCAAATTTGCTGCGGCAACCTTTCTCGATGGGAAGTTGGTGGGAAGGCCTTTAAATAAAGCGTATTTTATCCACCTGGCGACGGCCAGAAATATTACCCTCGCCAATCCTTACAGCGATAAATATACGGCTGGCGGAGATGCCGGACTGGTAAATGGAATCATAGGCAGCGACCAGTTTAGCGATGGCAACTGGCAGGGGTTTGAAGGAAAAGATCTGGATGCGACCATTGATTTAGGAGAATCAAAATCTGTGAGTCAGGTAATTGTCAATTTTTACAACGCCTCCGGCAGCTGGATTTTTGAGCCCACGGTATTGACTGTGTCAGTCTCAGAAAATGGGGCAGATTTTCAACCATTCGGAGAATTTTCCTTTCCAAATGCCGCCAGACAGGATGAGCCTTCCGGTAAAAAAACAGCCCGGGTTACAGGAGAATCTGCAAATGCCCGTTATCTGAAAGTAACAGCCAGATCACTGGGCGTCTGCCCAAAGTGGCACGCCGGAGCTGGCAAAAGCTGTTGGCTGTTTGCAGATGAAATTGTCGTCGAATAA
- a CDS encoding rhomboid family intramembrane serine protease: protein MSEFEYIFSSPVAATILTITLITSFRAFNDPVLKAKFIFNPVRILQNKEYQRLFTSGLIHANGMHLAFNMMAFYFFAFMLEKMLGHWQFALFYVISLAVSDIPSLIRYKDSAGYNSLGASGAVSAIVFSAILFQPDMGIGLLFIPGHIPGWLFAILYIIISFIASFRGGGNINHDAHIWGALSGIVLTVLFQPGVVRTFNEWMSTVF from the coding sequence ATGTCTGAATTTGAATATATCTTTTCTTCACCGGTAGCTGCAACGATTTTGACTATTACCCTGATCACCAGCTTTCGGGCGTTTAATGATCCGGTGCTAAAAGCGAAGTTTATTTTCAACCCTGTCAGAATTCTTCAGAATAAGGAGTATCAGAGACTATTTACCAGTGGGTTGATTCATGCAAATGGTATGCACCTGGCCTTCAATATGATGGCGTTTTACTTTTTTGCATTTATGTTGGAAAAAATGCTGGGGCATTGGCAGTTTGCTTTATTTTATGTGATCAGTCTGGCCGTCAGTGATATCCCTTCTCTGATTCGGTACAAAGATTCTGCAGGATACAACAGCCTGGGAGCTTCTGGCGCAGTGAGCGCAATTGTCTTCAGCGCCATTCTGTTCCAACCGGATATGGGGATTGGGTTGCTGTTTATACCGGGGCATATACCAGGATGGTTATTTGCGATTTTGTATATCATAATCAGCTTCATCGCATCTTTCAGAGGTGGCGGTAATATCAACCACGATGCGCATATATGGGGAGCACTTTCAGGAATTGTTTTGACGGTACTCTTTCAACCCGGAGTGGTGCGCACTTTCAACGAATGGATGAGCACGGTATTCTGA
- a CDS encoding alkaline phosphatase gives MKITRVLFILAFLSACRPVAETTESSAKFHGKARNIIFMVGDGMGIAQVTAGMYSNFNKLNIERCTYVGLSKTHSASDLITDSAAGATAFASGKKTYNGAVGVGPDSIPVPTILELASRAGLATGMVVTSEITHATPACFIAHQPSRNMYEEIAADFLKTDIDLFIGGGQNYFEKRRDGNNLFYGLREKGYIIYNQTTPLDDLRIPPGKKLAYFTAADKPLPKSQGRDYLPEATKFSIDFLQKRSEKGFFMMVEGSQIDWGGHANNTDYTVEEMLDFDEAIGKVLDFAEKDRHTLVVITADHETGGLGINAGSAMRKGRLKTGYTTTGHTAEMVPVFAFGPGAEAFSGIYENTEIFYKMVKSLGLNDL, from the coding sequence ATGAAAATAACCCGAGTACTGTTTATCCTCGCTTTTCTTTCAGCCTGCCGCCCGGTGGCCGAAACTACAGAGTCTTCTGCCAAATTCCATGGCAAGGCCCGAAATATAATCTTTATGGTCGGCGATGGGATGGGAATTGCCCAGGTTACGGCGGGTATGTATAGCAACTTCAACAAACTCAATATTGAACGGTGTACATATGTAGGGCTTAGCAAAACGCATTCGGCCAGTGATTTGATTACAGATTCTGCTGCGGGCGCTACAGCCTTTGCCTCGGGAAAAAAAACCTATAATGGCGCTGTTGGAGTAGGGCCGGATTCGATCCCGGTTCCTACCATTTTGGAACTGGCTTCAAGGGCAGGTTTGGCTACAGGCATGGTGGTTACGTCCGAAATCACCCACGCGACTCCCGCATGTTTTATTGCGCATCAGCCCAGCAGAAATATGTATGAGGAAATTGCAGCAGACTTTTTGAAGACAGACATAGATTTATTTATTGGCGGCGGTCAAAACTATTTTGAGAAAAGAAGAGACGGTAATAATCTGTTTTATGGGCTGCGGGAAAAGGGTTATATCATTTACAATCAGACCACTCCACTTGATGATTTGCGGATTCCTCCCGGAAAAAAACTCGCCTATTTTACTGCGGCGGATAAACCTTTACCCAAAAGTCAGGGGCGGGATTATCTGCCGGAGGCAACGAAGTTTTCGATAGACTTTCTGCAAAAACGAAGCGAAAAAGGCTTTTTTATGATGGTAGAGGGTTCGCAGATTGACTGGGGTGGCCATGCCAATAATACAGATTATACGGTAGAAGAAATGCTTGACTTCGATGAGGCCATTGGCAAAGTGCTTGATTTTGCCGAAAAAGACCGCCACACGCTGGTGGTTATCACCGCAGACCATGAAACCGGCGGACTGGGAATAAATGCAGGTTCTGCCATGCGGAAAGGAAGACTAAAAACAGGATACACCACAACCGGCCATACAGCCGAAATGGTCCCGGTATTTGCCTTTGGACCTGGTGCAGAAGCATTTAGCGGAATTTATGAGAATACAGAAATATTCTATAAAATGGTGAAATCACTAGGGTTAAATGATTTGTGA
- a CDS encoding peptidylprolyl isomerase: MKKAEIHTEKGMMLVEFYDKDAPNTVANFITLSKKGFYDGLTFHRVIPNFVIQGGCPEGTGRGGPGYKIPCELDGGNQYHDRGVLSMAHAGRNTGGSQFFICHSRQNTAHLDRNHTAFGKVVEGVDVIDAIRQGDKITKIVVLEEEA; encoded by the coding sequence ATGAAAAAAGCAGAAATCCATACCGAAAAAGGCATGATGCTCGTAGAATTTTACGATAAAGATGCCCCCAACACCGTCGCCAACTTCATTACCCTCTCCAAAAAGGGGTTTTATGATGGCCTCACCTTCCACCGGGTAATACCCAATTTCGTCATTCAGGGCGGTTGTCCTGAAGGTACAGGCAGAGGCGGACCAGGTTACAAAATCCCTTGCGAACTCGACGGCGGGAACCAATATCACGACCGCGGTGTACTCTCCATGGCTCACGCCGGAAGAAATACAGGTGGCTCTCAGTTTTTTATCTGTCATAGCCGCCAGAATACGGCACACCTCGACCGCAATCATACCGCTTTTGGTAAAGTAGTAGAAGGCGTGGATGTGATTGATGCAATCCGCCAGGGTGATAAAATCACGAAAATCGTTGTTCTGGAAGAAGAGGCTTAA
- a CDS encoding Na/Pi symporter, with amino-acid sequence MGKINVRGNTKYEKPSFTTGSVPEFSKEINKAYDASGIAFEAGKLLLILFFFLVALNLMSGSFQLFGAGFAKELVTISANPFISLFVGLLATALIQSSSTTTTLIVSLVAAGKLSLLGAVPMIMGANIGTSVTSTIVSLGHIGNRAEFEKAVAGASVHDFFNIFTVFILFPLEMTTHALSNLSGSLASLVEPQQGEGVGTTLFFVRDTARWIIHMTGENPYISLIIGLAALFFSLQFLTKILRNLVIGKIEQNMNKYLFKKPLVSLFTGFITTTAVQSSSVTTSLMVPLIATEKLTLERAFPFIMGANIGTTTTALIAAVFLEAPAATAALGIAFTHLLFNLFGVCILFPIPIIRKIPIYLAEALGRLTLRNRIFGVVYIVIVFFVIPICLIFLNQNYF; translated from the coding sequence ATGGGAAAGATCAACGTAAGGGGAAATACTAAATACGAAAAACCATCCTTCACAACAGGAAGCGTACCTGAGTTCTCTAAAGAAATCAACAAAGCTTACGACGCTTCGGGTATTGCATTTGAAGCAGGGAAACTATTACTGATACTTTTTTTCTTCCTTGTCGCGCTGAATCTGATGAGCGGGAGTTTTCAGTTATTTGGGGCAGGATTTGCAAAAGAACTGGTTACTATTTCCGCAAACCCTTTTATTTCTCTTTTTGTAGGCCTTCTCGCTACAGCTTTAATCCAAAGTTCCTCAACTACCACCACCCTGATCGTCTCATTGGTAGCCGCAGGCAAGCTCTCGTTGCTGGGGGCAGTGCCAATGATTATGGGCGCCAATATTGGTACTTCTGTGACCAGCACCATCGTATCATTGGGACATATCGGAAACAGGGCTGAGTTTGAAAAAGCAGTCGCCGGGGCAAGTGTTCACGACTTCTTTAATATTTTTACGGTGTTTATTCTTTTTCCTTTGGAAATGACCACGCACGCGCTTTCCAATTTGTCTGGTTCGCTGGCCAGTCTGGTGGAGCCACAGCAGGGCGAAGGGGTTGGTACTACGCTGTTTTTTGTCCGGGATACTGCCCGCTGGATTATTCATATGACAGGAGAAAATCCCTATATCAGTCTGATCATAGGTCTGGCCGCATTGTTTTTTTCTCTTCAGTTTCTGACCAAAATTTTAAGAAACCTTGTGATCGGAAAAATCGAACAGAATATGAATAAATATTTGTTCAAAAAGCCACTGGTTTCATTGTTTACTGGTTTTATCACCACTACGGCGGTCCAGTCGAGTTCGGTCACTACTTCCCTCATGGTCCCATTGATTGCAACTGAAAAATTAACCCTTGAACGGGCATTTCCTTTTATTATGGGGGCCAATATAGGTACGACTACGACGGCTTTAATTGCAGCCGTTTTTCTGGAAGCCCCCGCGGCAACAGCTGCTTTAGGGATTGCATTTACCCACCTGCTTTTTAATTTGTTTGGGGTATGTATTTTGTTTCCGATTCCTATAATCCGGAAAATTCCGATCTATCTGGCGGAAGCGCTGGGACGGCTTACGCTTCGCAATCGTATTTTTGGCGTCGTGTATATTGTGATTGTGTTTTTTGTGATTCCTATCTGCCTCATTTTTCTCAACCAGAATTATTTTTGA